A window from Suncus etruscus isolate mSunEtr1 chromosome 18, mSunEtr1.pri.cur, whole genome shotgun sequence encodes these proteins:
- the BAK1 gene encoding bcl-2 homologous antagonist/killer encodes MASGPGPGPPRQDCSEPEPGPSSTSEEQVAQETEEVFRSYVYYRHQQEQAEGAVASPDPEMDTLPLEPSSTMGQVGRQLAIIGDDINRRYDAEFQTMLEQLQPTSENAYEYFVKIAKSLFESGINWGRVVALLGFGYRLALHVYRQGLTGFLGQVTRFVVNFMLHNHIARWIAQRGGWVAALDLGNGPILNVLIVLSVVLLGQFVVRRFFKS; translated from the exons ATGGCATCGGGGCCCGGCCCAGGCCCCCCCAGGCAGGATTGCAGCGAGCCTGAGCCTGGCCCGTCTTCCACCTCAG AGGAGCAGGTGGCCCAGGAGACCGAGGAGGTCTTCCGCAGCTATGTCTACTACCGCCACCAACAAGAGCAGGCCGAGGGTGCCGTCGCATCCCCTGACCCAGAGATGGACACGCTGCCCCTGGAACCCAGCAG CACCATGGGGCAGGTGGGCCGACAGCTGGCCATCATCGGGGATGACATCAACCGGCGCTATGACGCTGAGTTCCAGACCATGCTCGAGCAGCTGCAACCCACGTCCGAGAATGCCTACGAGTATTTCGTCAAGATCGCTAAAAG CCTGTTTGAAAGCGGGATCAACTGGGGCCGCGTGGTGGCACTCCTGGGTTTCGGCTACCGTCTGGCCCTGCACGTCTATCGCCAAGGCCTGACCGGCTTCCTGGGCCAGGTGACCCGCTTCGTGGTCAACTTCATGCTGCACAACCACATTGCCCGCTGGATCGCGCAGAGGGGCGGCTGG GTGGCAGCCCTGGACCTAGGTAACGGCCCCATCCTCAATGTACTCATTGTTCTCTCCGTGGTTCTGCTGGGCCAGTTCGTGGTACGAAGATTTTTCAAGTCCTGA